A window of the Tripterygium wilfordii isolate XIE 37 chromosome 12, ASM1340144v1, whole genome shotgun sequence genome harbors these coding sequences:
- the LOC120011566 gene encoding NADH dehydrogenase [ubiquinone] 1 alpha subcomplex subunit 9, mitochondrial has translation MQAVSRRLGHQSLKPTASIASIKSIYPISDQYHGADQPRYVSTIASKGVGHLVRKGTGGRSSVSGIIATVFGATGFLGRYVVQQLAKMGSQVLVPFRGSEDSPRHLKLMGDLGQIVPMKYNPRDEETIKAAMAKANVVINLIGREYETRNFSFEEVNHSMAEQLANIAKEHGGIMRFIQVSCLGASSSSSSRLLRAKAAAEESILRDLPEATIMRPAVMIGTEDRLLNRWAQFIKKYTFLPLIGDGSTKIQPVYVVDVAAAITAALKDDGSSMGKVYELGGPEIFTMHELAEIMYDMIREWPSYVKVPFPVAKAIAMPRELLLKRVPFPLPNPDMFNLDQINALATDTVVSENALSFSDLGIVPHKVRGYPIEYLISYRKGGPNFGSTVSERMDPDAYP, from the exons ATGCAGGCGGTTTCGAGGCGTCTAGGGCACCAATCACTGAAGCCTACAGCTTCAATCGCTTCAATTAAATCGATTTACCCAATTTCCGATCAAT ATCATGGAGCTGATCAGCCGCGGTATGTATCTACCATTGCCTCGAAGGGCGTGGGCCACCTTGTTCGCAAGGGAACTGGTGGACGATCTTCTGTCAG TGGCATAATTGCTACAGTGTTTGGTGCTACTGGTTTTCTCGGTCGTTATGTGGTGCAACAACTAG CTAAAATGGGTAGTCAAGTGTTAGTGCCTTTCCGAGGTTCTGAGGATTCCCCTCGTCATCTCAAGTTGATGGGGGATTTGGGCCAG ATAGTACCAATGAAATACAACCCAAGGGATGAAGAAACAATTAAGGCTGCCATGGCAAAGGCTAATGTTGTTATCAATCTTATCG GGAGGGAGTATGAGACAAGAAATTTTAGCTTTGAGGAAGTAAATCATTCCATGGCCGAGCAACTTGCAAAT ATTGCCAAAGAACATGGTGGTATCATGCGATTTATTCAAGTTTCCTGCTTAGGTGCATCTTCATCCTCTTCATCAAGGTTGCTAAGAGCTAAAGCCGCAGCAGAGGAGTCAATTTTGAGGGACCTGCCTGAG GCCACAATTATGAGACCTGCAGTTATGATTGGCACAGAGGATCGTCTATTGAATCGATGGGCACAGTTCATCAAAAAGTATACGTTTCTTCCACTCATTGGGGATGGATCTACCAA AATCCAGCCAGTATATGTGGTGGATGTTGCTGCTGCAATTACAGCAGCCTTGAAGGACGATGGTAGCAGTATGGGGAAAGTTTATGAGCTCGGTGGACCAGAGATATTTACTATGCATGAACTG GCAGAGATTATGTATGACATGATACGTGAGTGGCCAAGCTATGTGAAAGTTCCTTTCCCTGTCGCAAAG GCAATTGCAATGCCTCGAGAACTGCTACTTAAAAGGGTTCCATTCCCTCTCCCCAATCCGGACATGTTCAACCTGGATCAAATCAATGCTCTAGCTACTGATACAGTTGTCTCAGAGAATG CTTTGTCATTCAGTGATCTTGGGATTGTGCCACATAAGGTAAGGGGATATCCTATTGAGTACCTAATCTCATATCGCAAGGGTGGCCCAAATTTTGGTTCTACGGTGAGTGAAAGAATGGATCCAGATGCCTATCCTTGA
- the LOC120010208 gene encoding uncharacterized protein LOC120010208 isoform X2 yields MERSGIVDFKMLDYRGPSFPTLEPQILFKYPPGKRLAMRLKDLSSFCFPGGVKARLLERTPSLSDLNELVYGQEHLGRDDLSFVFSLKVADNATLYGVCLHVTEIVQRPPGILATSSPISQSSGRCCRYLVSAPRCYCVLTRVPFFELHYEMLNSIIAQERLNRITQFVTEMSLTSYVPSVTKLHCQMNGNVESPRLDCIADWMASAIPIDRAVALAAAAAGIISDDEIPSSSLKMSDPPSPESVTASESSDLSQAREVDKDERRNSQYFDECASEASETHSDALERMYSSGEVGQVSPEIGSFWCSRSRTMERVGSSESLFSPVRSMASEDEDDLLFSSSEKDFGDELIMEWARENKNDLLQIVCSYHALPIPARGSEIVFRPLEHLQAIEYRRPSVEALGIARKYIDSIEAAEFNAKLAAAEEALALSIWTTATICRVLSLESVLALMVGVLLEKQVVVVCPNLGVLSATILSVVSMIRPFEWQSLLLPILPGRMLEFLDAPVPFIVGIQHKPADLKIKTSNLVLVNVLKDQVKTCHLPSLPRHRELVAELGTIHARLSFENSSAKRHPVYRCSEGQAQTATQFLSVMKRYLESLCSDLSSHVITSVQSDNDRVSLLLKDSFIDSFPSRDRPFIKLFVETQLFTVLSDSWLSRFESKRF; encoded by the exons ATGGAAAGATCTGGAATAGTAGACTTCAAAATGCTTGACTATCGAGGTCCTTCTTTTCCAACATTGGAGCCTCAG ATACTTTTTAAATATCCTCCTGGGAAGAGATTAGCAATGCGCCTAAAGGATCTGTCTTCCTTCTGTTTCCCTGGAGGTGTTAAG GCACGGTTGTTGGAGAGGACTCCGTCACTAAGTGATCTCAACGAACTAGTTTATGGACAG GAGCATTTAGGGAGAGATGATTTGTCATTTGTATTTTCACTTAAG GTGGCGGACAATGCTACACTTTATGGGGTTTGCTTACATGTCACAGAAATTGTTCAGAGGCCCCCCGGCATCTTAGCTACCTCATCACCCATTTCTCAATCATCAGGAAGATGCTGCCGTTATTTAGTTTCTGCACCTCGCTGCTACTGTGTGCTAACCAGGGTTCCTTTCTTTGAGTTGCATTACGAGATGTTGAACAG TATCATTGCACAGGAGCGTTTAAATAGGATAACACAGTTCGTCACCGAAATGTCTCTCACCAGTTATGTCCCTTCAGTGACCAAACTTCATTGTCAAATGAATGGAAATGTTGAGTCTCCTCGCCTTGACTGCATTGCTGATTGGATGGCTTCTGCAATACCTATTGACAGAGCAGTGGCTCTTGCTGCTGCCGCCGCTGGAATCATATCAGATGATGAGATTCCATCCTCTTCATTAAAGATGTCGGACCCACCATCTCCTGAAAGTGTCACTGCCAGTGAATCTTCAGATCTTAGTCAAGCAAGGGAAGTAGATAAAGATGAAAGGAGGAATTCACAGTATTTTGATGAATGTGCTTCTGAGGCGTCAGAAACTCATTCTGATGCTCTAGAAAGAATGTACAGCAGTGGGGAAGTTGGCCAGGTTTCTCCAGAGATAGGTTCCTTTTGGTGCTCTAGGAGCCGCACAATggagcgtgttgggagttctgaGTCCCTCTTCAG TCCAGTCAGAAGCATGGCATCAGAGGACGAGGATGACTTACTTTTCTCGAGCTCTGAAAAGGATTTTGGTGATGAATTAATAATGGAATGGGCAAGG gaaaacaaaaatgatcTACTACAGATAGTCTGCAGCTATCATGCTCTGCCTATTCCTGCAAGAGGAAGTGAAATAGTGTTTCGGCCTCTTGAACATTTGCAGGCAATTGAATATAGACGACCTTCAGTTGAAGCCCTTGGCATTGCTAGAAAATATATAGATTCAATAGAAGCTGCTGAG TTCAATGCAAAGTTGGCTGCTGCTGAGGAAGCACTTGCTTTGTCGATTTGGACAACCGCAACGATTTGCCGAGTTCTGTCACTTGAAAGT GTCTTGGCACTTATGGTTGGAGTGTTACTAGAAAAACAGGTTGTAGTGGTCTGCCCTAACCTG GGTGTCCTATCAGCTACAATATTATCTGTCGTTTCCATGATTCGTCCTTTTGAATGGCAGAGTCTATTGCTTCCA ATTCTACCTGGAAGGATGCTTGAATTTCTAGATGCCCCAGTTCCCTTTATA GTTGGCATTCAACATAAACCTGCTGATTTGAAGATTAAAACATCTAATCTTGTTCTTGTTAATGTGCTGAAAGACCAG GTGAAGACGTGTCATTTGCCATCACTCCCTCGACATAGAGAGCTTGTTGCTGAACTTGGGACAATTCATGCCAGGCTCTCATTTGAAAATTCTTCTGCTAAAAGGCATCCGGTATATAGGTGTAGTGAAGGGCAG GCTCAAACAGCAACCCAATTTTTGAGTGTGATGAAGCGGTACTTGGAGTCTCTTTGTTCAGATCTGAGCTCTCACGTAATAACTAGTGTACAGTCAGACAATGATAGG GTTTCTTTACTTCTTAAAGATAGTTTTATTGACTCCTTTCCTAGTAGGGACCGGCCTTTTATCAAG ctATTCGTAGAAACACAACTATTCACTGTTCTATCAGATTCTTGGTTATCAAGATTCGAGAGTAAGAGATTCTAA
- the LOC120011116 gene encoding WD repeat-containing protein 70 has protein sequence MEDEAEIYDGVRAQFPLTFGKQSKAQTSLEALHNTTRRTPTPTPTTSSTSTTTTTNGLPSLSSSSKAWLDSLRNHTPKISNLNPRLPSSDRDEDAIIGPPRPPPASGSGDDDDDGIMVGPPPPPPRSGESDEDEEEGVMIGPPRPSVVASLGESDSDGEVEKEENQYRIPMSNEIVLKGHTKVVSALAIDHSGSRVLSGSYDYMVRMYDFQGMNSRLQSFRQLEPFEGHQIRNLSWSPTSDRFLCVTGSAQAKIYDRDGLTLGEFVKGDMYIRDLKNTKGHISGLTCGEWHPKTKETILTSSEDGSLRIWDVNDFKSQKQVIKPKLARPRRVAVTTCTWDWEGKCIAGGIGDGSIQIWNLKPGWGSRPDIYVENAHSDDISGLKFSSDGKILLSRSFDGSLKVWDLRQMKEPLKVFNDLPNNYAQTNIVFSPDEQLFLTGTSVERESTTGGLLCFYDRTKLELVSKVGISPSCSVVQCAWHPKLNQVFATTGDKSQGGTHVLYDPTLSERGALVCVARAPRKKSVDDFEAAPVVHNPHALPLFRDQPSRKRQREKILKDPIKSHKPELPMTGPGHGGRVGTTQGSLLTQYLLKQGGMIKETWMEEDPREAILKYADVAAKDPKFIAPAYAQTQPEPVFAKSDSEDEDK, from the exons ATGGAGGACGAGGCGGAGATTTACGATGGAGTGAGAGCTCAATTCCCTCTCACTTTCGGCAAGCAGTCAAAGGCCCAAACCTCTCTCGAAGCCCTTCATAATACCACTCGCCgtacccccacccccacccccaccacctcctccacctccaccaccaccaccaccaacggcCTCCCTTCTCTTTCCTCTTCCTCCAAAGCCTGGCTCGATTCCCTCCGAAATCATACTCCCAAAATCTCTAACCTTAACCCTAGACTTCCCAGTTCCGACAGGGATGAGGATGCCATTATTGGACCGCCCCGCCCGCCGCCTGCATCAGGTTCCGGTGACGATGACGATGATGGGATCATGGTGGGACCACCGCCGCCGCCGCCGAGGTCGGGAGAGAGTGACGAGGATGAGGAGGAGGGTGTGATGATTGGACCACCAAGACCATCGGTAGTGGCCAGTTTAGGTGAGTCGGATTCCGATGGAGAAGTCGAGAAGGAGGAGAATCAGTATCGAATTCCTATGAGTAACGAGATTGTGCTTAAAGGACATACCAAG GTTGTTTCTGCTCTTGCCATTGATCACTCTGGATCTAGAGTTCTCTCTGGCAGTTATGACTACATGGTACGCATGTATGACTTCCAAGGAATGAATTCTCGCTTGCAATCATTTAGGCAGCTTGAGCCATTTGAGGGCCACCAAATTCGTAACCTAAGCTGGAGTCCCACTTCAGACCGTTTCCTGTGTGTAACGGGCTCTGCTCAAGCTAAG atttatgACCGTGATGGGCTTACTCTTGGTGAGTTTGTCAAAGGTGATATGTATATTCGTGACTTAAAGAATACCAAAGGCCACATATCCGGATTGACTTGTGGAGAGTGGCACCCCAAGACTAAGGAGACAATTTTAACATCATCAGAGGATGGCTCACTGCGCATATGGGATGTAAACGACTTCAAAAGTCAAAAGCAG GTCATTAAGCCAAAGCTTGCTAGACCACGGAGAGTTGCAGTCACTACGTGTACATGGGactgggaaggaaaatgtattgCTGGTGGCATTGGAGATGGATCTATTCAG ATATGGAACTTGAAGCCTGGATGGGGAAGCAGGCCAGATATATATGTTGAGAATGCTCATTCTGATGATATCTCCGGGCTCAAATTTTCTAGCGATGGGAAAATTCTATTATCGAGAAGCTTTGATGGTTCATTGAAG GTTTGGGATTTGCGCCAAATGAAAGAGCCTCTTAAGGTGTTCAATGATCTTCCGAATAACTATGCTCAAACAAACATCGTGTTTAGTCCCGATGAGCAACTTTTCTTGACTGGGACATCTGTTGAAAGGGAAAGCACGACTGGAGGTTTACTGTGCTTCTATGATCGCACCAAACTTGAACTTGTTTCAAAAGTTGGGATATCGCCCAGTTGTAGTGTTGTGCAGTGTGCATGGCACCCCAAGTTAAATCAG GTCTTTGCAACTACTGGAGATAAAAGCCAGGGTGGAACCCATGTACTTTATGATCCAACCCTCAGTGAGAGAGGGGCTCTAGTTTGTGTTGCACGGGCTCCAAGGAAAAAGTCTGTTGATGATTTTGAGGCAGCTCCAGTAGTTCACAACCCTCATGCATTGCCTTTATTTAGAGATCAGCCAAGTCGTAAGCGTCAAAGAGAGAAAATTCTGAAGGACCCAATTAAGTCTCACAAGCCTGAGCTTCCGATGACAGGACCAGGCCATGGTGGAAGAGTTGGCACAACTCAAGGAAGCTTATTGACCCAGTACCTTCTTAAG CAAGGGGGAATGATCAAGGAAACATGGATGGAAGAAGATCCAAGGGAAGCAATACTGAAGTATGCTGATGTTGCAGCAAAAGATCCCAAGTTTATTGCTCCAGCATATGCACAAACCCAGCCTGAACCAGTTTTTGCAAAGTCAGATTCTGAGGATGAAGATAAATGA
- the LOC120010208 gene encoding uncharacterized protein LOC120010208 isoform X1 — protein MNSKEDGDRHEDRPTSPYWALHHLSEEAVRVAGEALHSVHLGNPNPQSGLGHRRSQSEVTPVVHRRSSSFQRLKSQVQKAWRWGANSREQDCNPNFNPEVLANQKRQWYQLHSKTLEHVQYKEPTSLFEHFIIVGLHPDANLECVENAFAKRKKWELDMERSGIVDFKMLDYRGPSFPTLEPQILFKYPPGKRLAMRLKDLSSFCFPGGVKARLLERTPSLSDLNELVYGQEHLGRDDLSFVFSLKVADNATLYGVCLHVTEIVQRPPGILATSSPISQSSGRCCRYLVSAPRCYCVLTRVPFFELHYEMLNSIIAQERLNRITQFVTEMSLTSYVPSVTKLHCQMNGNVESPRLDCIADWMASAIPIDRAVALAAAAAGIISDDEIPSSSLKMSDPPSPESVTASESSDLSQAREVDKDERRNSQYFDECASEASETHSDALERMYSSGEVGQVSPEIGSFWCSRSRTMERVGSSESLFSPVRSMASEDEDDLLFSSSEKDFGDELIMEWARENKNDLLQIVCSYHALPIPARGSEIVFRPLEHLQAIEYRRPSVEALGIARKYIDSIEAAEFNAKLAAAEEALALSIWTTATICRVLSLESVLALMVGVLLEKQVVVVCPNLGVLSATILSVVSMIRPFEWQSLLLPILPGRMLEFLDAPVPFIVGIQHKPADLKIKTSNLVLVNVLKDQVKTCHLPSLPRHRELVAELGTIHARLSFENSSAKRHPVYRCSEGQAQTATQFLSVMKRYLESLCSDLSSHVITSVQSDNDRVSLLLKDSFIDSFPSRDRPFIKLFVETQLFTVLSDSWLSRFESKRF, from the exons ATGAATTCAAAAGAGGATGGGGACAGACATGAGGACCGGCCAACGTCACCGTATTGGGCACTGCATCATTTGTCGGAGGAGGCAGTTAGGGTGGCTGGTGAAGCACTGCACAGTGTGCACTTGGGTAACCCTAACCCCCAGTCGGGTCTAGGACACAGGCGAAGTCAAAGTGAAGTTACGCCTGTGGTGCACAGACGTAGCAGCAGTTTTCAGAGGTTGAAGAGCCAGGTACAGAAGGCATGGCGATGGGGTGCAAATTCAAGGGAGCAGGATTGCAACCCAAACTTCAACCCTGAGGTTTTGGCTAACCAAAAACGCCAGTGGTATCAGCTTCACTCCAAAACTCTG GAACATGTACAATATAAGGAACCCACATCACTTTTTGAGCACTTCATCATTGTGGGTCTGCATCCAGATGCTAATCTTGAATGTGTGGAGAATGCATttgcaaaaaggaaaaaatgggAGTTGGATATGGAAAGATCTGGAATAGTAGACTTCAAAATGCTTGACTATCGAGGTCCTTCTTTTCCAACATTGGAGCCTCAG ATACTTTTTAAATATCCTCCTGGGAAGAGATTAGCAATGCGCCTAAAGGATCTGTCTTCCTTCTGTTTCCCTGGAGGTGTTAAG GCACGGTTGTTGGAGAGGACTCCGTCACTAAGTGATCTCAACGAACTAGTTTATGGACAG GAGCATTTAGGGAGAGATGATTTGTCATTTGTATTTTCACTTAAG GTGGCGGACAATGCTACACTTTATGGGGTTTGCTTACATGTCACAGAAATTGTTCAGAGGCCCCCCGGCATCTTAGCTACCTCATCACCCATTTCTCAATCATCAGGAAGATGCTGCCGTTATTTAGTTTCTGCACCTCGCTGCTACTGTGTGCTAACCAGGGTTCCTTTCTTTGAGTTGCATTACGAGATGTTGAACAG TATCATTGCACAGGAGCGTTTAAATAGGATAACACAGTTCGTCACCGAAATGTCTCTCACCAGTTATGTCCCTTCAGTGACCAAACTTCATTGTCAAATGAATGGAAATGTTGAGTCTCCTCGCCTTGACTGCATTGCTGATTGGATGGCTTCTGCAATACCTATTGACAGAGCAGTGGCTCTTGCTGCTGCCGCCGCTGGAATCATATCAGATGATGAGATTCCATCCTCTTCATTAAAGATGTCGGACCCACCATCTCCTGAAAGTGTCACTGCCAGTGAATCTTCAGATCTTAGTCAAGCAAGGGAAGTAGATAAAGATGAAAGGAGGAATTCACAGTATTTTGATGAATGTGCTTCTGAGGCGTCAGAAACTCATTCTGATGCTCTAGAAAGAATGTACAGCAGTGGGGAAGTTGGCCAGGTTTCTCCAGAGATAGGTTCCTTTTGGTGCTCTAGGAGCCGCACAATggagcgtgttgggagttctgaGTCCCTCTTCAG TCCAGTCAGAAGCATGGCATCAGAGGACGAGGATGACTTACTTTTCTCGAGCTCTGAAAAGGATTTTGGTGATGAATTAATAATGGAATGGGCAAGG gaaaacaaaaatgatcTACTACAGATAGTCTGCAGCTATCATGCTCTGCCTATTCCTGCAAGAGGAAGTGAAATAGTGTTTCGGCCTCTTGAACATTTGCAGGCAATTGAATATAGACGACCTTCAGTTGAAGCCCTTGGCATTGCTAGAAAATATATAGATTCAATAGAAGCTGCTGAG TTCAATGCAAAGTTGGCTGCTGCTGAGGAAGCACTTGCTTTGTCGATTTGGACAACCGCAACGATTTGCCGAGTTCTGTCACTTGAAAGT GTCTTGGCACTTATGGTTGGAGTGTTACTAGAAAAACAGGTTGTAGTGGTCTGCCCTAACCTG GGTGTCCTATCAGCTACAATATTATCTGTCGTTTCCATGATTCGTCCTTTTGAATGGCAGAGTCTATTGCTTCCA ATTCTACCTGGAAGGATGCTTGAATTTCTAGATGCCCCAGTTCCCTTTATA GTTGGCATTCAACATAAACCTGCTGATTTGAAGATTAAAACATCTAATCTTGTTCTTGTTAATGTGCTGAAAGACCAG GTGAAGACGTGTCATTTGCCATCACTCCCTCGACATAGAGAGCTTGTTGCTGAACTTGGGACAATTCATGCCAGGCTCTCATTTGAAAATTCTTCTGCTAAAAGGCATCCGGTATATAGGTGTAGTGAAGGGCAG GCTCAAACAGCAACCCAATTTTTGAGTGTGATGAAGCGGTACTTGGAGTCTCTTTGTTCAGATCTGAGCTCTCACGTAATAACTAGTGTACAGTCAGACAATGATAGG GTTTCTTTACTTCTTAAAGATAGTTTTATTGACTCCTTTCCTAGTAGGGACCGGCCTTTTATCAAG ctATTCGTAGAAACACAACTATTCACTGTTCTATCAGATTCTTGGTTATCAAGATTCGAGAGTAAGAGATTCTAA